A region of the bacterium genome:
AGGAGGGGAATTCTTTCCTTCTTCTTAAATCTGCTCTTGAAAGGACAAAGGAAGAAGATAAGTCTATAGAGATAGAAATATTACAATTAGCGGATTGCAAGATAGAACCTTGCCTGGCTTGTTATTCTGGTGTAGAAAAAGTCACATATTATGGTTGTGCCCAAAAGCCTCATAAATGTATAATCAAGGATGATGATTTTGAAGAGGTTTTTCAAAAGATGGTGGAGGCAGATGGAATAATTGTTTGCATTCCTCTTTATACCCCTATCCCTTCAAAGTTTGTTGCCCTAATAGAAAGGTTGATGATGATTGTGTATTCATCAAGCGAGGTTGATGAGGATTTTGTCTGGCCATTATCTGGCAAGCCATTCAGTATAATTGGCACATCGTTTGATAGCTCCACCAATTGGGTTTTAAAGCCGCTTAGAAAATACGCCTGGTTGCTTAGATTTTACCAGCCAAGAATAAACAACAAGGTTTTCAGTGTAGATGCAAAAGGTGGAGTAAAGAATCCAAAGA
Encoded here:
- a CDS encoding flavodoxin family protein, whose protein sequence is MKVLGINGSQRKEGNSFLLLKSALERTKEEDKSIEIEILQLADCKIEPCLACYSGVEKVTYYGCAQKPHKCIIKDDDFEEVFQKMVEADGIIVCIPLYTPIPSKFVALIERLMMIVYSSSEVDEDFVWPLSGKPFSIIGTSFDSSTNWVLKPLRKYAWLLRFYQPRINNKVFSVDAKGGVKNPKNLEAARKLGSLVAKTLIKRKEKSKKGRT